The following are from one region of the Stigmatella ashevillena genome:
- a CDS encoding alkaline phosphatase family protein, producing the protein MPPSSGAIQHVFVLMMENRSFDHMLGFSGITGTDAVTGKLTKLQGLAGNESNVYNGAAYPVTQPADDSMPVGPHHDFPDVLQQLAGPGVSSLKEGAYPPITNTGFVSSYVEAITKAHPGEVQQFAPGEVMKCYGPGQLPVLTTLVREFAVCDHWFSSLPGPTWPNRFFVNAASSGGLDHSPSQAEILEWELNPTGGFTFEKGSLFNKDNLQWRIYSGGVFCIAHAMSGVTAKDIHAYDHFASDLQGNYTAQYTFIEPNYGDVENDSYAGGNSQHPLDDVRHGEALIKATYEAIRNSPLWDNSLLIITWDEHGGFYDGVRPPAAPSPGDKQLMRGVNESGFNFRQYGVRVPAVVISPRIAQNVIDHRLYDHASVPATVEALFSLSPMTQRDANANNVLSLVTLPTPRTNCPKSLPSPTPSTPSPTLARPPPKLPAPTDPMGEGNLPGFLHVAMRSDLELSPPAERQAILARVKAIQTHADVEQYMREIGQKIRVSRSRGATTP; encoded by the coding sequence ATGCCCCCCTCCTCTGGCGCCATTCAACATGTCTTCGTCCTGATGATGGAGAACCGGTCCTTCGACCACATGCTGGGCTTCTCTGGCATCACCGGCACCGACGCGGTGACGGGCAAGCTCACGAAGCTCCAGGGGCTGGCGGGCAACGAGTCCAACGTCTACAACGGCGCCGCCTATCCGGTGACCCAGCCCGCGGATGACTCCATGCCCGTGGGGCCCCACCATGACTTCCCCGATGTGCTCCAGCAGCTCGCCGGGCCGGGGGTGTCCTCCTTGAAGGAGGGCGCCTATCCCCCCATCACCAACACAGGCTTCGTCTCCAGTTACGTCGAGGCGATCACCAAGGCCCATCCGGGAGAGGTCCAGCAATTCGCGCCGGGGGAGGTGATGAAGTGCTACGGCCCAGGTCAACTCCCGGTGCTCACCACGCTCGTCCGGGAGTTCGCGGTCTGTGACCATTGGTTCTCGTCGCTTCCGGGCCCCACCTGGCCCAACCGGTTTTTCGTGAACGCCGCATCCTCCGGCGGCCTCGATCACAGCCCCAGCCAGGCAGAGATCCTTGAATGGGAGTTGAACCCCACCGGCGGGTTCACCTTCGAGAAAGGCTCCCTCTTCAACAAAGACAACCTTCAGTGGCGCATCTACTCTGGGGGAGTGTTCTGCATTGCCCACGCGATGAGCGGCGTCACTGCCAAAGACATCCACGCCTACGACCACTTCGCGAGCGATCTCCAGGGCAATTACACCGCCCAATACACGTTCATCGAGCCGAACTATGGCGACGTGGAGAACGACTCGTACGCGGGGGGCAATTCGCAGCACCCGCTGGACGATGTCAGGCACGGCGAGGCGCTCATCAAGGCCACCTACGAGGCCATCCGCAACTCCCCCCTTTGGGACAACAGCCTGCTCATCATCACCTGGGACGAGCACGGTGGCTTCTACGATGGCGTTCGGCCTCCCGCCGCGCCATCCCCCGGCGACAAGCAGCTCATGCGCGGGGTCAATGAATCCGGGTTCAACTTCCGGCAGTACGGCGTCCGGGTCCCCGCCGTCGTCATCTCGCCGCGGATCGCCCAGAATGTCATCGACCACCGGCTGTATGACCACGCCTCGGTGCCGGCGACGGTCGAGGCGCTGTTCAGCCTCTCGCCGATGACCCAGCGCGACGCGAACGCGAACAACGTGCTTTCGCTCGTCACGCTGCCGACCCCCAGGACGAACTGCCCCAAGAGCCTGCCCTCGCCGACGCCTTCCACCCCCTCGCCGACCCTCGCGCGCCCGCCGCCGAAGCTCCCCGCCCCGACCGATCCGATGGGTGAAGGCAACCTGCCCGGATTCCTGCACGTCGCCATGCGCAGCGACCTGGAGTTGTCACCTCCCGCAGAGCGGCAAGCCATTCTCGCGCGGGTCAAGGCGATCCAGACGCACGCCGACGTGGAACAGTACATGAGGGAAATCGGCCAGAAGATCCGCGTCTCCCGCTCGCGTGGGGCCACGACACCGTAG